A window from Dehalococcoidia bacterium encodes these proteins:
- a CDS encoding DUF427 domain-containing protein: MITSYLAQNSRKIPSPYKGEAQYYDFKNEEESIEDIAWVYNNPIPEVSAIQNCICFPQGKVDMYVDGVLETRPKTRWD; this comes from the coding sequence GTGATAACTTCATACCTTGCGCAAAATTCTCGAAAAATTCCTTCACCTTACAAAGGTGAGGCGCAATACTATGACTTTAAGAACGAAGAAGAATCCATTGAGGATATAGCTTGGGTTTATAACAATCCGATCCCGGAAGTCTCTGCGATTCAAAATTGCATTTGTTTCCCTCAAGGTAAAGTAGACATGTATGTGGACGGGGTTTTGGAAACCCGCCCCAAAACTCGCTGGGATTAG
- a CDS encoding amidohydrolase family protein yields MYDLLIKNGRIADGSGMPSFIADVGIVEGRITDIGHLGTSARQVIDASGLVVAPGFIDNHCHFDAQVTWDPLCTFSPQHGVTTVIFGNCSLTLAPTKPEDREDLAMMLSRVEAIPMESLKEGIPWEWTSFGEYLDFIDQNLGINAGSLVGHSAIRRWVMGEDAYEREIATEAELSQMKDLLRESIQAGALGISFNRNRGHMDLLGRPIPGIVPPVEELYELATALKDVGAGVIQCGAAYPLEIRDGFATRLGEVSHRPVVYNQIVHNSNEPDRWKMHLDLVEKRISEGYQVYPVVNPRPSAQRFTMRNAQIFDRLPTWRPIMLGTVQEKIAAFNDMDLRDALKKEAVDGDDLPIGALPIKWDRILITRTLKEANRHFQGMSIAEMAQSQGKEVLDAFLELMVDEELGTGLQNSQQGADGGVMAALISSPYTLIGLSDAGAHVVFEAGYGYSTMVLGRWVREEKALSLEEAVRKLTFMQASIYGLYDRGLIRPGFNADIVIFDPDTVGALEPEEVDDLPGGLTRLKQEAIGVLFTIVNGEILLKNGIHTGALPGRVARSKALAFV; encoded by the coding sequence ATGTACGATTTACTGATAAAAAATGGTCGGATTGCTGATGGTTCAGGGATGCCTTCATTTATTGCGGATGTTGGCATTGTAGAAGGACGAATAACTGACATAGGCCACCTTGGGACATCTGCTCGCCAAGTAATTGATGCTTCTGGCTTAGTCGTAGCACCTGGTTTCATTGATAACCATTGTCACTTTGATGCTCAGGTTACTTGGGATCCGTTATGTACTTTTTCTCCACAACACGGTGTTACAACCGTAATTTTTGGCAATTGTTCGCTAACTCTGGCACCTACTAAGCCTGAAGATCGCGAAGACCTCGCTATGATGCTTTCGAGAGTTGAGGCTATTCCGATGGAAAGCTTAAAAGAAGGAATACCTTGGGAATGGACTTCCTTTGGTGAGTATTTAGATTTTATTGATCAAAATCTTGGTATTAATGCGGGTTCACTTGTTGGTCACTCAGCTATAAGACGCTGGGTTATGGGTGAAGATGCTTATGAACGTGAGATAGCTACTGAAGCTGAATTATCGCAAATGAAAGATTTACTCAGAGAGTCTATTCAGGCTGGAGCTTTAGGGATCTCATTTAATCGCAATCGTGGGCATATGGATTTATTGGGCCGACCTATTCCTGGAATTGTACCTCCCGTAGAAGAGTTATATGAGCTTGCAACTGCGCTCAAAGATGTTGGGGCAGGAGTCATCCAATGCGGGGCTGCGTACCCATTAGAAATTAGAGATGGGTTTGCGACAAGGCTTGGTGAAGTTTCACATAGACCGGTTGTATACAATCAAATCGTTCATAATTCAAACGAACCCGATAGATGGAAAATGCATCTTGATCTAGTGGAGAAGCGGATAAGCGAAGGGTACCAAGTATACCCGGTTGTGAATCCCCGCCCTTCAGCACAGCGTTTCACAATGCGAAATGCGCAAATTTTTGACCGACTCCCAACGTGGCGACCAATAATGCTTGGTACAGTACAGGAGAAAATAGCTGCTTTTAATGATATGGATCTAAGAGATGCTTTGAAGAAAGAAGCAGTTGATGGCGATGATTTGCCGATCGGCGCATTACCAATTAAATGGGATCGTATTTTAATTACCAGAACATTGAAAGAGGCCAATCGTCATTTCCAAGGTATGAGCATTGCTGAAATGGCTCAATCCCAAGGGAAAGAGGTATTAGATGCCTTCTTAGAATTGATGGTAGATGAAGAACTGGGGACAGGGCTGCAAAATTCACAGCAGGGAGCTGACGGTGGAGTTATGGCTGCGTTGATATCCAGTCCTTATACCTTGATAGGCTTATCTGACGCTGGAGCGCATGTAGTTTTTGAGGCAGGTTATGGGTACAGCACAATGGTCCTTGGTAGATGGGTTCGTGAAGAAAAAGCCCTTTCATTAGAGGAAGCTGTAAGAAAGCTAACGTTTATGCAGGCCTCTATATATGGATTGTATGATCGAGGCCTGATACGCCCAGGATTTAATGCAGACATAGTTATTTTTGACCCTGATACAGTGGGTGCTTTGGAACCTGAGGAAGTGGATGACTTACCTGGTGGATTGACCAGATTAAAGCAAGAAGCGATAGGAGTTTTATTTACAATTGTGAATGGGGAAATTCTATTGAAGAATGGGATACATACAGGTGCTCTTCCTGGCCGCGTGGCGAGGAGTAAGGCTCTTGCTTTTGTGTAG